TCATCCTGGCCAGCTACGTCGCCTTCCGCCGCCGCCGGCCGCACCTGCATGAAGCATCCAAGTTCAAGATGCCCGGCGGTGTTGCCATGGTCTGGGTGGTCTTCGCCTTCTTCGCCTTCGTGATCTGGACCCTCACCACCCAGCCGGACACCCTGGTTGCCCTGCTGGTCACCCCGGTGTGGTTCATCCTGCTGGGCGCCGCATGGTTCGTCCTCCGCCGCCGGCCCGCACACCAGGCCCGTTTCGCCACGTTCCAGGCTGAACTGCAGGCAGACCAGGACTTCACCGACGCCGCATCAGGCAAGGCTGTCCGTACGGGTGCCGCCGCAGAAGCGGGGGAAGAGCGGGTCAAACGGTGATCGCCGCGGAGGCCCGCGTGTCCGAGCTGAGCGCATCCGAACCTGGGACTTCTGAAGCCGGCCAGCTGCAGGCTGTGGCAGCCCACGAAACGGGCCGGGAATTCGTGCTGACGTTCCATTGCCCGGATGCCCTTGGCATTGTCCAGGCGGTGGCGGCATACCTGCTGGAACAGGAATGCTACATCGTGGACATCAAGCAGTTCGGCGACAGGGCAAGCGGCCGGTTCTTCATGCGAATCCACGTCACCTCGCGGGTTGAGCTGGACCTTGGCCGCCTCCGGGCCGGTTTCGGTCAAGTGGCCCAGGAGTGGCAGATGGACTGGCGGCTGGAACGCCACGGACGCAAGCAGCCCATCCTGGTGATGGTCTCCAAGTACGAGCACTGCCTCAACGACCTCCTGTTCCGCGCCCGCAGTGGTGAGTTGCCCGTGGAGATCGCCGCCGTGGTGTCCAATCACCCGGACCTGGAACCGCTTGCGGCGTGGCACGGCGTTCCGTTCCACCACATCCCTGTGACGCCGGAAACCAAGGCCGATGCCGAGGAGCGGCTGCTGGGCCTGGTGGACCACTACGCTGTGGAGTTG
This region of Arthrobacter sp. DNA4 genomic DNA includes:
- the purU gene encoding formyltetrahydrofolate deformylase translates to MQAVAAHETGREFVLTFHCPDALGIVQAVAAYLLEQECYIVDIKQFGDRASGRFFMRIHVTSRVELDLGRLRAGFGQVAQEWQMDWRLERHGRKQPILVMVSKYEHCLNDLLFRARSGELPVEIAAVVSNHPDLEPLAAWHGVPFHHIPVTPETKADAEERLLGLVDHYAVELVVLARYMQVLSDEATTRLSGKAINIHHSFLPSFKGAKPYHQAYERGVKTVGATAHYVNSELDEGPIISQQVIEVDHTYSASDLVTVGRDAECKALTNAVRWHAEGRIVLSGNRTVILR